The following proteins are encoded in a genomic region of Triticum dicoccoides isolate Atlit2015 ecotype Zavitan chromosome 1B, WEW_v2.0, whole genome shotgun sequence:
- the LOC119349782 gene encoding tryptophan synthase alpha chain-like, with protein sequence MAFALKASASPALAAASSAAAAASSPSFSASASAAPRGRAAAARRVALRGAARPVAAIRASASAAPAAPAVAGDKRTISGTFTNLKAQGKIAFIPFIVAGDPDLATTAKALKVLDACGSDVIELGVPYSDPLADGPVIQASATRALTKGTTFEDVISMVKDVVPELSCPLALFTYYNPILKRGVANFMSVVKEAGVHGLVVPDVPLEETDILRSEAAKNNLELVLLTTPTTPTERMERITKASEGFVYLVSTTGVTGTRANVSFKVEALLKEIKQVTDKAVAVGFGVSTPEQVKQIAGWGADGVIVGSAMVRQLGESGSPEEGLKKLEELAKSLKAAFP encoded by the exons aTGGCGTTCGCGCTCAAGGCCTCCGCCTcccccgccctcgccgccgcctcctcggcggcggcggcggcgtcgtccccctccttctccgcctccgcctccgcggcGCCGAGGGGCCGCGCCGCCGCGGCCAGGAGGGTCGCGCTCCGCGGGGCCGCGCGCCCCGTGGCCGCCATCAGGGCGTCCGCgtctgccgcccccgccgcccccgccgtggCCGGGGACAAGCGCACCATCTCGGGCACCTTCACCAACCTCAAGGCGCAGGGCAAG ATCGCGTTCATCCCGTTCATCGTCGCCGGCGACCCCGACCTGGCGACCACGGCGAAGGCGCTGAAGGTTCTCGATGCGTGTGGTTCCGATGTGATCGAATTGGGCGTGCCGTACTCTGATCCCTTGGCTGATGGCCCTGTTATTCAG GCTTCTGCTACACGCGCGCTGACAAAGGGCACCacatttgaggatgttatctctatGGTGAAAGACGTGGTGCCTGAGCTGTCCTGCCCTCTCGCGCTTTTCACATATTACAACCCGATTCTGAAGCGCGGTGTCGCCAACTTCATGTCTGTTGTAAAAGAAGCCGGTGTACACG GGCTTGTGGTACCTGATGTTCCTCTAGAAGAGACAGATATTTTGAGAAGCGAGGCTGCCAAGAACAACCTAGAGCTG GTGTTACTAACAACACCAACTACACCAACAGAAAGAATGGAGAGAATTACAAAGGCTTCAGAAGGATTTGTTTATCTT GTAAGCACCACCGGAGTTACTGGCACACGTGCAAACGTAAGTTTCAAGGTGGAAGCTCTTCTTAAGGAAATCAAGCAG GTCACAGATAAAGCTGTTGCTGTTGGCTTTGGAGTGTCAACTCCAGAGCAGGTGAAGCAG ATCGCGGGCTGGGGTGCAGATGGTGTGATCGTCGGGAGCGCGATGGTGAGGCAGTTGGGCGAATCTGGTTCTCCTGAAGAAGGATTGAAGAAGCTAGAAGAATTAGCCAAGAGCCTAAAGGCCGCATTTCCATGA